The Mycolicibacterium smegmatis genome has a window encoding:
- a CDS encoding TetR/AcrR family transcriptional regulator — translation MTTADAPRRRSEKSRVAIVEATRALLLERGFDGLSIEAVAAKAGVGKQTIYRWWPSRPALVADVLLEDADKILARMPKTDDVTADLASWAGTLAAALTTRRGHAMLKTLMAASLEHEDTAARLREGFSRPMIESVRDRLRDEDIDADHAQAAADALLGAVVNAVLSEGRSYSRQRAETSARIIVAGLRP, via the coding sequence ATGACCACCGCTGACGCGCCACGCCGGCGCAGTGAGAAGTCGCGGGTGGCCATCGTCGAGGCCACCCGCGCGCTGTTGCTGGAACGCGGCTTCGACGGTCTGAGCATCGAGGCCGTCGCCGCGAAGGCCGGCGTCGGCAAGCAGACGATCTACCGCTGGTGGCCCAGCCGGCCCGCGCTCGTGGCCGACGTTCTGCTCGAGGACGCCGACAAGATCCTGGCGAGGATGCCGAAAACGGACGACGTCACCGCCGACCTCGCGTCGTGGGCGGGCACGCTGGCCGCCGCGCTCACCACACGGCGCGGCCACGCCATGCTGAAGACGCTGATGGCGGCGTCACTCGAACACGAGGACACCGCCGCACGGCTACGCGAAGGGTTCAGCCGGCCCATGATCGAGTCGGTGCGCGACCGGTTGCGCGACGAGGACATCGACGCCGACCACGCGCAGGCCGCCGCCGACGCACTGCTGGGCGCCGTCGTCAACGCGGTCCTGTCGGAGGGGCGCAGCTACTCACGGCAGCGCGCCGAAACCTCGGCGCGCATCATCGTGGCCGGCCTGCGCCCCTGA
- a CDS encoding GNAT family N-acetyltransferase, with amino-acid sequence MTDPDKAAARRDITDALLSALNRRHEVLDVIVDAEDRNAAIDAVANLLGTSRTAAEAVIGLSFAQITKESRRQIAAELDDLNSQLSFTLQERPASAGDTLELRPFSATDDRDIFAARTSDVGASGDGSGAPAADLDEEIRAALRRVDAEEAAWFVAVEGGQKVGMVFGELVSGEVNVRIWIHPDFRKRGYGTAALRKSRSEMASYFPAVPMVVRAPGAVPQR; translated from the coding sequence ATGACCGACCCGGACAAGGCCGCCGCGCGCCGCGACATCACCGACGCTCTGCTCAGCGCGCTCAACCGCAGGCACGAGGTGCTCGACGTCATCGTCGACGCCGAGGACCGCAACGCCGCGATCGACGCCGTCGCGAATCTGCTCGGCACCTCGCGCACCGCGGCCGAGGCTGTCATCGGGCTGTCGTTCGCGCAGATCACCAAGGAGTCGCGCCGGCAGATCGCCGCCGAGCTCGACGACCTCAACAGCCAGCTGAGCTTCACGCTGCAGGAACGGCCCGCCAGCGCGGGCGACACCCTCGAACTGCGGCCCTTCTCGGCGACCGATGACCGCGACATCTTCGCGGCCCGCACCAGCGACGTCGGCGCCTCGGGAGACGGATCCGGCGCGCCCGCGGCCGACCTCGACGAGGAGATTCGCGCGGCGCTGCGTCGCGTCGACGCCGAAGAGGCGGCCTGGTTCGTCGCGGTCGAGGGCGGCCAGAAGGTCGGGATGGTGTTCGGTGAACTCGTCAGCGGCGAGGTGAACGTCCGCATCTGGATCCACCCGGACTTCCGCAAGCGCGGCTACGGCACTGCGGCCCTGCGCAAGTCACGCTCCGAGATGGCCTCGTACTTCCCGGCGGTGCCCATGGTGGTCCGTGCGCCGGGTGCCGTGCCCCAGCGCTGA
- a CDS encoding helix-turn-helix transcriptional regulator, with the protein MLDSHGRVRDVNSAGERILRGDDGLRVVAGHITPSAPGAGAAFNRALHLALEGDVPVGDSFAVERPSGATPFIVHVVPLQVHDGHRRALVILVDPAHVSEPSAVLLQRLYHLTRTEAEVALHVARGADPRQIADDLSVSITTVRTHLHRVFHKTGTHRQVELLRMLLSLQAIPDPDTPPGNAPPAG; encoded by the coding sequence GTGCTCGATTCCCACGGACGTGTGCGCGACGTCAACTCCGCCGGTGAGCGCATCCTCCGCGGCGACGACGGCCTTCGCGTCGTTGCCGGTCACATCACGCCCTCTGCACCGGGTGCAGGCGCCGCCTTCAACCGCGCGCTGCACCTGGCCCTCGAGGGCGACGTTCCCGTCGGGGATTCGTTCGCCGTCGAGAGGCCCTCGGGTGCAACGCCGTTCATCGTCCACGTGGTTCCGCTGCAGGTTCACGACGGACACCGGCGTGCACTGGTGATCCTCGTCGACCCCGCACACGTGTCCGAACCGAGCGCCGTGCTACTGCAGCGCCTGTACCACCTGACCCGCACCGAGGCCGAGGTCGCCCTGCACGTCGCACGGGGTGCCGATCCCAGGCAGATCGCCGATGACCTGTCGGTCTCGATCACCACAGTGCGCACGCACCTGCACCGCGTCTTCCACAAGACCGGCACCCATCGCCAGGTGGAACTGCTCCGAATGTTGCTCAGCCTGCAAGCAATTCCTGACCCAGATACCCCTCCGGGGAACGCACCCCCGGCAGGATGA
- a CDS encoding Dyp-type peroxidase encodes MRVNRRRLLTGGAAALAAGAVVTASGVANSAVVDHGFGTDAEPFYGPHQAGIATAPQAHGVFLAFDVKPTDTRSERDTVAAILRLWTVDAARLTAGRPAVADTEPELATRPARLTVTVGLGPGLLGRLGATVPRSARDLPEFGPDRLQERWSGGDLLLQICGDDPVSIAHATRVLTKNVRAMAVQRWRQAGFRNARGADRQGTSMRNLMGQVDGTVNLAPDEFDELVWLGDEVYPGLAGGTLMVLRRIEMQLDTWDELDRESKELTVGRTLDSGAPLTGQRETDEPDFTLARNGIPVIPPNSHIALARHRHDGERFLRRPYNYDDAPEPGQTSNTGLIFATYQRDIDTQFLPVQQRLAQFDALNQWTTAIGSSVFVILPGVRSPEGYLGQELLAG; translated from the coding sequence ATGAGGGTCAACCGGCGGCGCCTCCTCACCGGGGGCGCCGCCGCGTTGGCCGCGGGCGCGGTGGTCACGGCGTCCGGCGTCGCGAACTCCGCTGTCGTCGACCACGGGTTCGGCACCGATGCCGAACCGTTCTACGGACCGCACCAGGCCGGGATCGCCACCGCCCCACAGGCACACGGCGTTTTCCTCGCCTTCGACGTGAAACCCACGGACACCCGCAGCGAGCGGGACACCGTGGCCGCGATCCTGCGGTTGTGGACCGTCGACGCCGCACGTCTGACCGCGGGCCGGCCCGCGGTGGCCGACACCGAACCCGAACTGGCGACCCGCCCGGCCCGGCTCACGGTCACCGTGGGGTTGGGCCCCGGTCTGCTGGGGAGGTTGGGGGCCACCGTGCCGCGCTCGGCCAGGGACCTGCCGGAATTCGGCCCGGACCGCCTCCAGGAGCGGTGGTCCGGTGGCGATCTGCTGCTGCAGATCTGCGGTGACGACCCGGTGTCGATCGCGCATGCCACCCGGGTGCTCACCAAGAATGTCCGCGCGATGGCCGTGCAGCGGTGGCGCCAGGCCGGATTCCGCAACGCACGCGGGGCCGACCGGCAAGGCACGTCGATGCGCAACCTGATGGGACAGGTGGACGGGACGGTCAACCTGGCGCCCGACGAGTTCGATGAACTGGTGTGGCTGGGCGACGAGGTGTATCCGGGATTGGCCGGCGGCACCCTGATGGTGTTGCGGCGCATCGAGATGCAACTCGACACGTGGGATGAGCTGGACCGGGAGAGCAAGGAGCTCACGGTCGGGCGGACACTCGACAGCGGTGCCCCGCTGACGGGGCAGCGGGAAACCGACGAGCCGGATTTCACATTGGCACGCAACGGTATTCCGGTGATTCCACCGAACTCGCACATCGCACTGGCGCGTCACCGCCACGACGGTGAACGGTTCCTGCGCAGGCCGTACAACTACGACGACGCGCCCGAACCGGGGCAGACGTCGAACACGGGGTTGATCTTCGCGACGTATCAGCGTGACATCGACACGCAGTTCCTGCCGGTGCAGCAGCGACTCGCGCAGTTCGACGCACTCAACCAGTGGACGACGGCGATCGGGTCGTCGGTGTTCGTCATCCTGCCGGGGGTGCGTTCCCCGGAGGGGTATCTGGGTCAGGAATTGCTTGCAGGCTGA
- a CDS encoding copper chaperone PCu(A)C gives MRNSAVVFAVAALALAGCTPQHEEHTMAQTVTFADPWASAADTGMTAVFGTLQNTGHHDAHIVSATSPVAEMVELHEVAADANGVKTMRPKEAGFAVPAGGEHELAPGGDHIMLMDLTAPLQPGADVEVTVMFDDGSSLPVQAQVRDFPGGKENYQPAKPHDRG, from the coding sequence ATGCGTAACAGCGCAGTTGTTTTCGCCGTCGCGGCCCTCGCCCTCGCGGGCTGCACACCACAACACGAAGAACACACCATGGCCCAAACCGTGACGTTCGCCGATCCCTGGGCTAGTGCGGCCGACACCGGGATGACGGCCGTGTTCGGCACATTGCAGAACACCGGGCATCACGACGCGCACATCGTCTCGGCGACGTCGCCGGTGGCCGAGATGGTCGAACTCCATGAGGTCGCGGCCGACGCGAACGGCGTAAAGACCATGCGGCCCAAGGAAGCCGGCTTCGCGGTTCCGGCCGGTGGCGAGCACGAACTCGCACCCGGTGGCGACCACATCATGCTGATGGATCTGACCGCGCCGCTGCAACCGGGTGCCGATGTCGAGGTCACCGTAATGTTCGACGACGGGTCGTCGCTGCCGGTCCAAGCTCAGGTCCGCGATTTCCCTGGCGGCAAGGAGAACTATCAGCCGGCGAAACCGCACGATCGTGGCTGA
- a CDS encoding PepSY-associated TM helix domain-containing protein encodes MTTTPDDRPRTESPPTSPPTARAAARQLLMRLHFYAGVFVGPFILIAAVTGLLYALIPQIDATVYRHELTVDHIGQHRLPLTDQIAAARAAHPEGTVASIRPPAEPTETTQVQLSVDDVPPDYSRTVFVDPYTAEVRGALTTYGQWMPIRAWFDDLHRNLHLGAFGRHYSELAASWMWVIALAGLALWLLQRRDKRSRLVVPDRAATGRRKAMSWHAVIGVWVLAVLLALSVTGITWSRYGGETISTLQARLNSTAPSVDASAPAHHHGHGTAPTTLDGADAVLHTAEEVGLKGPMWLYPPAEHGAVWTVSERKRDWPTRNDSIAVDAQTGAVTDRVDFADWPLLAKLTRWTIDAHMGLLFGVVNQIILAVSMIGLITLIVQGYRMWWQRRPTRGSTWAVGRPPRRGAIRRLPWWAVTAVAVTAVVIGWCLPLFGLSLAAFLVIDAATAYMKRKQNENA; translated from the coding sequence ATGACCACAACCCCTGACGATCGACCACGCACAGAATCACCACCGACATCACCCCCGACCGCGCGCGCCGCAGCCCGCCAGTTACTTATGCGGCTGCACTTCTACGCGGGCGTGTTCGTCGGCCCGTTCATCCTCATTGCGGCCGTCACCGGCCTGCTGTACGCACTGATCCCGCAGATCGACGCCACGGTCTACCGCCATGAGCTGACCGTCGACCACATCGGGCAGCACCGCCTGCCGCTGACAGATCAGATTGCGGCGGCCCGTGCCGCCCATCCCGAGGGCACCGTCGCGAGCATCCGGCCGCCTGCCGAGCCCACGGAGACGACGCAGGTCCAGCTCAGCGTCGATGACGTGCCGCCGGACTACTCACGCACCGTGTTCGTCGACCCGTATACCGCCGAGGTGCGGGGTGCGCTGACGACGTACGGCCAGTGGATGCCGATCCGCGCGTGGTTCGACGATCTGCACCGCAACCTGCATCTCGGCGCGTTCGGACGCCACTACAGCGAACTCGCCGCGAGCTGGATGTGGGTCATCGCCCTGGCCGGCCTCGCGCTGTGGCTTCTGCAGCGTCGGGACAAACGCTCCCGGCTCGTGGTTCCCGACCGCGCCGCGACCGGGCGTCGCAAGGCCATGTCGTGGCACGCCGTGATCGGGGTCTGGGTCCTCGCGGTGCTGCTGGCGTTGTCGGTCACGGGCATCACGTGGTCGCGCTACGGCGGGGAAACCATCAGCACCCTGCAGGCCAGATTGAACTCGACGGCGCCCAGTGTCGACGCTTCCGCGCCGGCGCACCACCACGGGCACGGCACGGCCCCGACGACCCTCGACGGTGCCGACGCCGTGCTGCACACCGCCGAAGAGGTGGGGCTGAAGGGTCCGATGTGGCTGTACCCGCCCGCCGAGCACGGCGCGGTGTGGACGGTGTCGGAACGCAAACGTGACTGGCCGACGCGTAACGACTCCATCGCCGTGGACGCGCAGACCGGGGCCGTCACCGACCGGGTCGACTTCGCGGACTGGCCGCTACTGGCCAAGCTGACCCGTTGGACGATCGACGCCCACATGGGCCTGCTGTTCGGCGTGGTCAACCAGATCATCCTGGCGGTCAGCATGATCGGGCTCATCACCCTGATCGTGCAGGGCTACCGCATGTGGTGGCAGCGCCGCCCGACGCGCGGATCGACGTGGGCCGTGGGACGCCCACCGCGCAGAGGTGCGATCCGCAGGCTCCCGTGGTGGGCCGTCACCGCGGTGGCGGTGACGGCCGTGGTCATCGGCTGGTGCCTGCCGCTGTTCGGGTTGAGCCTCGCGGCATTCCTGGTGATCGACGCCGCGACCGCATACATGAAGAGAAAGCAGAACGAAAATGCGTAA